From Demequina lutea, a single genomic window includes:
- a CDS encoding FAD:protein FMN transferase gives MEAVSRHTANVYQDTVTAMGMPFLIELHAPESETAAAAAVRQFHAALRRADDVFSLFNDDSELSRLNRGEITVDECEPEMLEILQSCEWYRGATLGGFDARLPDRLDPSGIVKGWAIAKGAAAFDRVGASAWMVGVSGDILVSGEGHTWRVGIADPRLNGDPTGTPVIDVVTLGGPFRALATSGSAQHGDHVWDPRTGQGARHYLQVSVVADDMVNADAWATAIAAGGETVLSAALDAGYEALVVTNELCDGSFKAHASAGWPSVLE, from the coding sequence ATGGAAGCGGTGAGCCGCCACACGGCGAACGTGTATCAGGACACGGTCACCGCGATGGGCATGCCGTTCCTCATCGAACTTCACGCACCCGAGTCAGAGACCGCTGCTGCGGCTGCGGTACGGCAGTTTCACGCCGCGTTGAGGCGTGCAGACGACGTCTTCTCCCTGTTCAACGACGATTCCGAGCTTTCGCGCCTCAATCGCGGTGAAATCACCGTGGACGAGTGCGAACCGGAGATGCTTGAGATCCTCCAGTCGTGCGAGTGGTACCGAGGCGCGACCCTCGGGGGCTTCGACGCAAGGCTTCCGGATCGGCTCGACCCCTCCGGCATCGTCAAGGGGTGGGCCATTGCCAAGGGGGCGGCGGCCTTCGACCGCGTGGGCGCGAGCGCCTGGATGGTCGGAGTGAGCGGGGACATCCTTGTGTCGGGCGAGGGCCACACGTGGCGCGTCGGCATCGCCGATCCCCGCCTCAATGGCGACCCCACGGGCACGCCAGTGATCGATGTGGTCACGCTCGGCGGTCCGTTCAGGGCCTTGGCGACATCGGGTTCCGCTCAGCACGGCGACCACGTGTGGGATCCGAGAACCGGTCAAGGTGCGCGACACTACCTGCAAGTTTCCGTCGTCGCCGACGACATGGTCAACGCCGATGCCTGGGCGACGGCGATCGCCGCGGGGGGTGAGACGGTGCTGTCCGCCGCTCTCGATGCTGGCTATGAGGCCCTGGTCGTCACGAACGAATTGTGCGACGGCTCCTTCAAGGCGCATGCCTCGGCAGGCTGGCCTTCCGTTCTCGAGTAG
- a CDS encoding barstar family protein gives MTTDWIAMPGSPTLEEKSEPYLVRASESGHLRQFLSSAGASVVDVDLGDSTSLVDVVGVLREGLEFPSWCGSGWDAVHDAFPELRAAWPLPLAIVVAGLPKLMAAKPHLALNTVLGLSRLCEEFSIAGDQVLVFYVGDRWDD, from the coding sequence GTGACAACCGATTGGATCGCAATGCCAGGTTCGCCGACCCTCGAGGAGAAAAGTGAACCGTACCTAGTTCGCGCGAGCGAAAGCGGCCACCTTCGCCAGTTTCTTTCATCCGCAGGGGCGAGCGTTGTCGACGTAGACCTTGGAGACTCGACATCCCTCGTCGACGTGGTCGGTGTGCTCCGGGAGGGTCTTGAGTTCCCCTCTTGGTGCGGATCCGGTTGGGATGCGGTTCATGATGCCTTTCCCGAGTTGCGAGCCGCTTGGCCCCTTCCGCTGGCCATCGTCGTAGCGGGTCTGCCGAAACTGATGGCAGCGAAGCCGCATCTCGCGCTGAACACCGTTCTGGGGTTGAGCAGACTTTGTGAGGAGTTCTCGATCGCTGGAGATCAAGTGCTGGTCTTCTACGTGGGTGACCGCTGGGACGACTGA
- a CDS encoding FAD:protein FMN transferase, giving the protein MSDKTRGTYRRTVDAMAMPFEVFLDGVVDTDAAALGVESFHQDLLWANDVFSLWDADSVLSRHLRGELTLEECPGEVREVLESCEWYRERTGGAFDAHKPGGSLDPTGIVKSWAVARAVWRLDAVASNWMVGASGDVMTRGGVRDIGIANPHVKGSPQGTDVVDVVRLGPEHPALATSGGAQVVDHIWDPVTGELARHFMQVSVAGTDFVSCDAWATAICAGGLRTAGLAMEDGYEVLMIIGGRYDGTFEAQKSPGWPSVAG; this is encoded by the coding sequence ATGTCAGACAAAACACGCGGGACGTACCGGCGCACGGTCGACGCGATGGCGATGCCCTTCGAGGTGTTCCTGGATGGCGTCGTCGACACCGACGCCGCCGCGCTTGGTGTCGAGTCGTTCCACCAAGATCTGCTGTGGGCCAATGACGTGTTCTCCCTGTGGGACGCGGACTCGGTGCTCTCGCGCCACCTGCGCGGCGAACTCACGCTCGAGGAGTGCCCGGGCGAGGTCCGCGAGGTGCTCGAGTCATGCGAGTGGTACCGCGAGCGCACGGGCGGTGCCTTCGACGCACACAAGCCAGGCGGTTCGCTCGACCCCACTGGCATCGTGAAGTCGTGGGCGGTCGCGCGCGCGGTCTGGCGCCTGGACGCCGTCGCATCGAACTGGATGGTCGGGGCGTCGGGCGACGTGATGACGCGGGGCGGCGTGCGCGACATCGGCATCGCCAACCCGCACGTGAAGGGCAGCCCGCAGGGCACGGACGTCGTCGACGTCGTCAGGCTCGGCCCCGAGCACCCCGCGCTCGCCACGTCAGGGGGCGCTCAGGTCGTCGACCACATTTGGGATCCCGTGACCGGCGAGCTGGCACGGCACTTCATGCAGGTCAGCGTCGCTGGCACCGACTTCGTGTCGTGCGACGCGTGGGCCACGGCCATCTGTGCCGGAGGCCTGCGCACGGCGGGCCTCGCGATGGAGGACGGGTATGAGGTGCTGATGATCATTGGCGGGCGGTACGACGGGACCTTCGAGGCGCAAAAGAGCCCCGGGTGGCCATCCGTCGCGGGGTGA
- a CDS encoding RHS repeat-associated core domain-containing protein, with product MLATVAVSLGVVTASPAFAEPQVPVPPAAAAAPSGTVAGAVAPAVQTPTSAPVSTARMESWTPTSHSVTVDGQTTLDLFAQPAFKRSADGWSSIDSTITAGTGDYPFEALGLANPVHFGLTADALMTIDTVNGSVVFGLPGATINTPTLTDGVVTYAGVFPGVDLEFRTDGGRIGKHFVLADAQAKSDFRFTITDPGHTLGTPIEGAGESWTFSAAVAYATGIELPAPAAWTQADQGPGLPGSAHQNVSVTGGGYAIDLSVDPLWAETASYPLVLDPAVQWTDETWTDNNGLSVAFGPTGATDCAGSPCQLADPVDGGIKVGSIRDAIPVGGGQITYTSYLAYVGADVSALAGRQVTSAVIGSYEYWTSLAVKALCSPIGTDSTGADLAAARCGDFKSPVEGSWWHGSDTGWDNWNWHWAADVTADVRAAVKGDGPTGSIAGFAIDAGYMGKDANGNDIWIQGGNGVDVPELRLVYTGYPVPRPLTADQTFGCDCWAGHSSGNQAMAADPVNTATGALMEQFGDVSVAGVGQSISLSRTYNSLDTASGPFGPSWSYAYGASLVENASGEFVFTDGSGTRTRFGALVGGGYAPIDPAVSATLTDGPDGTRVMRNLSGNTMTFDASGALIAAADERGQGLTFAYTGGALTTITDALGQTLTFGWDGTGADARIVSATTSDGRAVGYAYTDTAGAKRLTGVTAVDGTTTTYAYATTGGLSSITDPLGHVSARNTYNKAGRIVSQRDQTGAKTTFAWDAATQTATVTDPTGKVRTDVYNGLNLVKQIDGNGAVVEQLYDGDNNAAATVDAANRLYRSEYDDRDRLVLRVAPAPLYYAESWTYDDADRVTSHTDADGYTTSYTYDAAGLVTSVNNPDGGTNTYTYTTGSEGAPANLLASSTDALGRTTTFTYDTAGDLVSTTTPGGQTTTSTYDATHRRTSTTSPSGAVTSYTYDAAGRMLTVTDPTGAVTTNTYDAAGRLTATADALGRTTRFFYDRSDRLIRTRDAAGNNTRTSYDGAGRVETTTDALGAVTTYAYDDAGRLISTTDALGRVTTMAYDALGQLTSTTDPTGGVTSYTYDVVGQRTSVTDPDGVTQTTTYDRRGHVAAVTNAAGGFQQTYYDSMGRPSQTTDSDGVYTNYTYDLAGQLVVQAKARSTSDYIAGYDEDRTTYAYDADGHTTSTVDPRGSVPGADPAAFTTTVTYDADGRPVTSTDPLGRTVTTEYDADGRPVTVTDPAGNVTTTSYNAVGWTTSVRAPGEGRTHYRYDRVGNLTKRIDPLGSETTYTYDAAGRVLTQTDPLGRVTSTSYDAVGNVAQVVKPSGTQTVDDPTDGTVSYTYDAANRPVATTFSDDTAGFTYDYSAAGRLLTAARVQNGGVSASSAYTYDGAGRKTSVVRTGPGGGDANYSYTSAGRLSGAAWSTGMQVAYSYNQAGELTAVAPSGTGSVPAVNYGYDPSGRVSTVTRQGSTPVTTAAVYDAAGQLASLSHATAAGVLEAYGITRDTRGNPTQVDTTTASGTTSALYTYDAVSRLRSECYPATGDVCTGKSPRNAYTYDLVGNRATETSRTVVGTKATTVSTVSTDYAYDAADELLTKSVDGTATVTNTWSANGALATSTTPTGTQTYVTDLTDELVSYTPFENGPTVGYTQDAQGNRTSRTVDGLLDATWAWDDLSSLPMRIGEYDPAGTLTTGWLPDPTSSTGASLAQTSGSVSSWLLSDPFANTVATVSTIGNTVSGTRTMDAFGVQRTTATGSLADASSGFAGQYLDGATGLYDMRARDYDPASGRFTATDPVAVPTGMPYVAGYSYSYNNPLMFSDPSGMLPGCNGLFSWVWGLANMSCGSNKGANDAGKVTGGFDEKSKEMATSAAAGAVMMSTPGGQAQIAGGYASSVQQDGWLKGTLKASGAYDLANDAYMTPMYLYQGDYWDAGRSAANPTWTGVLTYDSAMLGAMDIAAGALGPLEAAGCTARTEAGAAPSVARFVASADGTIIDTQSSALFQQIENVVKSLRTTKKPPPGVYQGGYKNQKGVYANLGGDLPPKPLGYYTESAVWPGAPGTERIVVGQKPGEVWYSPDHYGTFRSWP from the coding sequence GTGCTAGCGACCGTGGCGGTCAGCCTGGGTGTGGTCACGGCGTCACCTGCGTTCGCCGAGCCGCAGGTTCCCGTACCTCCCGCCGCCGCCGCGGCGCCATCCGGCACGGTCGCCGGTGCGGTGGCCCCTGCGGTGCAGACCCCCACGTCGGCGCCCGTCTCGACCGCGCGGATGGAGTCCTGGACCCCGACGAGTCACTCGGTAACAGTGGATGGCCAGACGACGCTGGATCTGTTTGCCCAACCGGCCTTCAAACGCAGTGCCGACGGGTGGTCGTCAATCGATTCGACGATCACCGCTGGCACGGGCGACTACCCGTTTGAGGCGCTGGGCCTCGCAAACCCCGTGCACTTCGGTCTCACCGCTGATGCTCTGATGACGATCGATACCGTCAACGGGTCGGTGGTGTTCGGACTTCCGGGCGCCACCATCAACACGCCGACGCTGACTGACGGAGTGGTCACGTATGCGGGGGTCTTTCCGGGAGTCGATCTGGAGTTCCGCACCGATGGCGGACGCATCGGCAAGCACTTCGTCTTGGCCGACGCTCAAGCCAAGTCTGACTTCCGCTTCACCATCACCGACCCGGGGCACACCCTGGGAACCCCGATCGAGGGGGCTGGGGAGTCTTGGACATTCTCCGCTGCGGTCGCCTACGCCACCGGCATCGAGTTGCCCGCGCCCGCGGCCTGGACGCAGGCCGACCAGGGACCGGGCCTGCCAGGGAGTGCACACCAGAACGTGTCGGTCACCGGAGGCGGGTATGCGATCGACCTGAGCGTCGACCCGCTGTGGGCCGAAACGGCCTCGTACCCCCTGGTGTTGGACCCTGCCGTGCAGTGGACCGATGAAACCTGGACCGACAACAACGGGCTTTCGGTGGCGTTCGGACCCACGGGTGCTACCGACTGCGCCGGCAGCCCGTGCCAGTTGGCGGACCCCGTTGACGGGGGCATCAAGGTTGGCTCGATTCGAGACGCCATTCCCGTAGGTGGGGGGCAGATTACGTACACCTCTTACCTCGCCTATGTAGGTGCGGATGTGAGTGCTCTCGCTGGCCGTCAGGTCACCTCAGCCGTGATCGGCAGCTACGAGTATTGGACGTCGCTCGCAGTCAAGGCGTTGTGTTCGCCGATCGGGACCGACAGCACGGGTGCGGACCTCGCGGCCGCCCGATGCGGTGATTTCAAGTCGCCAGTCGAGGGGAGCTGGTGGCACGGCTCGGACACTGGCTGGGACAATTGGAACTGGCACTGGGCTGCCGATGTGACTGCAGACGTGCGTGCCGCGGTGAAGGGTGACGGTCCGACGGGATCGATCGCGGGCTTCGCCATCGACGCTGGCTATATGGGAAAGGATGCAAACGGGAACGACATCTGGATCCAGGGCGGGAACGGTGTGGACGTGCCTGAACTCCGCTTGGTCTACACCGGATACCCCGTCCCGCGCCCGCTGACCGCAGACCAAACGTTTGGTTGTGACTGCTGGGCCGGCCACTCGTCGGGGAACCAGGCGATGGCGGCGGATCCGGTGAACACGGCGACTGGTGCGCTCATGGAGCAGTTCGGCGACGTGTCCGTGGCGGGTGTCGGGCAGTCGATCAGCCTGTCGCGGACGTACAACTCCTTGGACACGGCATCGGGACCGTTCGGCCCGAGCTGGTCATACGCGTACGGGGCGTCGCTCGTGGAGAACGCCTCCGGTGAGTTTGTCTTCACCGACGGGTCAGGGACACGCACGCGCTTCGGCGCGCTTGTCGGCGGAGGGTATGCGCCGATCGATCCGGCCGTCTCGGCGACCCTCACCGACGGCCCAGACGGAACCCGCGTGATGCGCAACCTGTCGGGCAACACCATGACGTTTGATGCCTCCGGGGCACTCATCGCGGCGGCGGACGAGCGCGGTCAAGGCCTGACTTTCGCTTACACCGGCGGCGCCTTGACCACGATCACCGACGCCCTGGGGCAGACCCTCACGTTCGGCTGGGACGGGACGGGGGCCGACGCGCGCATCGTGTCGGCGACGACTTCCGACGGTCGCGCCGTGGGTTACGCCTACACCGACACCGCTGGTGCGAAACGCCTGACCGGCGTGACCGCAGTCGACGGGACCACCACGACGTACGCGTATGCGACCACGGGTGGCCTGTCGAGCATCACCGACCCGCTGGGCCACGTCAGCGCACGCAACACGTACAACAAGGCGGGACGCATCGTCAGCCAGCGTGACCAGACCGGCGCGAAGACCACGTTCGCGTGGGACGCAGCCACCCAGACCGCGACCGTGACCGACCCGACGGGCAAGGTCCGCACGGACGTGTACAACGGCCTCAACCTCGTCAAGCAGATCGACGGAAACGGGGCGGTCGTCGAGCAGCTCTACGACGGCGACAACAACGCCGCCGCGACGGTCGACGCCGCGAACCGGCTCTACCGCAGCGAGTACGACGACCGCGACCGGCTGGTGCTCAGGGTTGCCCCTGCGCCGCTGTATTACGCCGAGTCGTGGACGTATGACGACGCGGACCGGGTCACGAGCCACACCGACGCCGATGGCTACACCACGTCTTACACGTACGACGCCGCGGGGCTGGTGACGTCGGTGAATAACCCCGATGGCGGCACCAACACCTACACGTACACGACGGGTTCGGAGGGGGCTCCTGCGAACCTGCTCGCGAGCTCCACAGACGCCCTGGGTCGGACCACGACCTTCACGTACGACACTGCCGGTGACTTGGTCTCTACGACCACGCCGGGCGGGCAGACCACCACGTCGACGTACGATGCGACGCACCGGCGCACCTCGACCACCAGTCCGTCGGGCGCTGTCACGAGCTACACGTACGACGCTGCCGGTCGGATGCTGACGGTCACCGACCCCACTGGGGCGGTCACGACCAACACCTATGACGCTGCGGGGCGGTTGACCGCGACTGCGGATGCCCTGGGTCGCACCACGAGGTTTTTCTACGACAGGTCTGACCGGCTCATCCGGACCAGGGACGCTGCGGGGAACAACACCAGGACGTCGTATGACGGGGCGGGTCGTGTCGAGACCACCACCGATGCTCTGGGTGCGGTCACCACGTACGCGTATGACGATGCGGGACGCCTGATAAGCACCACGGATGCGCTCGGACGCGTCACCACCATGGCGTATGACGCTTTGGGTCAGTTGACGTCGACCACGGACCCGACGGGTGGGGTGACCTCTTACACCTACGACGTGGTGGGCCAGCGGACGTCGGTGACGGACCCTGACGGGGTGACGCAAACCACGACGTATGACAGGCGTGGGCATGTGGCGGCGGTGACGAATGCTGCGGGCGGGTTCCAGCAGACCTATTACGACTCGATGGGTCGCCCGTCTCAGACGACGGACTCCGATGGGGTTTACACCAACTACACGTACGACCTGGCTGGCCAGCTGGTTGTGCAGGCCAAGGCCCGGTCGACGTCGGATTACATCGCGGGCTACGACGAGGATCGCACGACGTATGCGTATGACGCGGACGGTCATACGACCTCTACGGTCGATCCGCGCGGGAGTGTTCCCGGCGCGGACCCGGCGGCCTTCACTACGACGGTGACGTACGACGCCGACGGCCGTCCCGTCACGTCGACCGACCCGTTGGGTCGCACCGTCACGACGGAGTACGACGCGGATGGGCGTCCTGTGACGGTCACGGATCCGGCGGGCAACGTCACCACCACCTCGTATAACGCGGTGGGGTGGACCACGTCGGTCAGGGCGCCGGGTGAGGGCAGGACTCATTACCGCTATGACCGGGTGGGGAACCTCACCAAGCGGATTGACCCGTTGGGCAGCGAGACGACCTACACGTACGACGCTGCGGGCCGGGTGCTGACGCAGACCGACCCGTTGGGTCGGGTGACGAGCACGTCGTATGACGCGGTGGGTAACGTCGCGCAGGTCGTGAAGCCCTCGGGCACCCAGACGGTTGATGACCCGACGGACGGCACGGTGTCGTACACGTACGACGCGGCGAACCGGCCGGTGGCGACCACGTTCTCTGATGACACGGCCGGGTTCACGTATGACTACAGTGCGGCTGGGCGGTTGTTGACGGCGGCGCGCGTGCAGAACGGTGGTGTGTCGGCGTCGAGCGCGTACACGTATGACGGCGCGGGTCGTAAGACGTCGGTGGTGCGTACGGGGCCTGGTGGTGGGGATGCGAACTATTCGTATACGTCTGCGGGTCGCCTGTCGGGTGCTGCGTGGTCGACGGGGATGCAGGTCGCTTACAGCTACAACCAGGCCGGTGAGTTGACGGCGGTGGCCCCGTCGGGAACGGGCAGTGTGCCTGCGGTGAACTATGGGTATGACCCGTCGGGGAGGGTGTCGACGGTGACGCGTCAGGGTTCCACACCGGTGACGACGGCTGCGGTGTATGACGCTGCGGGGCAGTTGGCGTCCCTGTCGCATGCGACGGCTGCTGGGGTTTTGGAGGCGTATGGCATCACTCGTGACACGCGTGGGAACCCGACGCAGGTCGACACGACCACGGCGTCCGGTACGACGTCCGCGTTGTACACGTATGACGCGGTGAGCCGGCTCAGGAGTGAGTGTTACCCGGCCACGGGTGACGTGTGCACGGGCAAGTCGCCGCGTAACGCCTACACCTACGACTTGGTGGGAAACCGCGCCACGGAGACCTCCCGCACCGTGGTCGGCACCAAGGCGACGACGGTGTCGACGGTGTCGACGGATTACGCGTATGACGCTGCTGATGAGTTGCTCACGAAGTCGGTGGACGGCACGGCGACGGTGACGAACACGTGGTCTGCGAATGGGGCGTTGGCAACCTCAACCACTCCGACGGGCACGCAAACCTATGTCACTGACCTGACCGATGAGCTGGTGTCGTACACGCCGTTCGAGAACGGGCCCACGGTGGGTTACACCCAGGATGCGCAGGGTAATCGCACGTCCCGCACGGTGGATGGGTTGTTGGATGCCACGTGGGCGTGGGACGACTTGTCGAGTTTGCCGATGCGCATCGGCGAATACGACCCGGCCGGCACGCTGACCACAGGGTGGCTGCCGGACCCAACATCGTCCACGGGGGCGTCTTTGGCGCAAACGTCGGGCTCGGTGAGTTCGTGGTTGCTGTCTGACCCGTTCGCGAACACTGTCGCCACGGTGTCCACCATCGGGAACACGGTATCGGGCACCAGGACCATGGACGCGTTCGGTGTTCAGCGCACCACGGCAACAGGGTCACTGGCCGACGCGTCGAGCGGATTCGCCGGACAGTACCTCGACGGCGCGACGGGTTTGTATGACATGCGGGCCCGCGACTACGACCCGGCAAGTGGCCGCTTCACCGCCACCGACCCCGTCGCAGTGCCCACCGGCATGCCGTACGTCGCCGGGTACTCCTACTCATACAACAACCCGTTGATGTTCTCCGATCCCAGTGGCATGTTGCCGGGGTGCAATGGGTTGTTCTCGTGGGTGTGGGGCCTGGCCAACATGAGTTGCGGTAGCAACAAAGGGGCGAACGACGCTGGCAAGGTCACCGGCGGCTTCGATGAGAAGTCGAAGGAGATGGCGACCAGCGCTGCGGCCGGTGCAGTCATGATGTCCACGCCTGGCGGACAGGCTCAGATCGCGGGGGGTTACGCGTCCTCCGTGCAACAAGACGGCTGGCTCAAAGGCACGCTCAAGGCAAGCGGTGCCTACGACTTAGCAAACGACGCATACATGACTCCCATGTATCTCTACCAGGGCGATTATTGGGACGCAGGTAGAAGCGCGGCAAACCCGACCTGGACCGGAGTGCTGACGTACGACTCAGCGATGCTCGGGGCAATGGACATCGCGGCCGGGGCACTGGGCCCGCTCGAGGCCGCAGGATGCACCGCGCGCACAGAAGCAGGTGCGGCCCCCAGCGTTGCGCGCTTTGTGGCCTCTGCCGATGGCACGATTATCGACACCCAATCGTCGGCGCTATTTCAACAGATTGAAAACGTCGTGAAGTCACTGCGGACGACGAAGAAGCCGCCGCCTGGCGTCTATCAGGGCGGCTACAAGAACCAAAAGGGCGTGTACGCGAATCTTGGGGGCGATCTGCCGCCGAAGCCTCTCGGCTACTACACCGAGAGCGCCGTCTGGCCTGGTGCGCCTGGAACCGAGCGTATTGTCGTCGGGCAGAAGCCTGGCGAGGTGTGGTATTCGCCCGATCACTACGGGACGTTTAGGAGTTGGCCGTGA
- a CDS encoding Fic family protein — MGHYARVTDPSVNDGRSYEAYIPSRLQDIQLRLSPTVATKIDRATRSIAAIDARLGQSSSLPALEALIKSEAIASSYIEGHLVSAAELARSANDFRSASADVRAVLGNIEATHRAVRIMGDPSRAISAEDVVRIQSDLMEAHPRGGARSPYNGFRNSQAILIPPNALRGELATIADATHIPPPASHVGGAMADLLDYINTPPTDAPPLVRAALVHAQFETIHPFPDGNGRTGRALIQAMLRRDGAVRHAVLPLSPYLAMNSDAYVQGLNSVRFTGLEPDQEALGAWFEMFADCAYSAALNAAEAAQSIELVGEVWTSRLRNSGVRTGAAAYSASDYLLGAIATTTRDLAAKLDVGEDTARTALRRLEKVGAVSATKTGDGTVVFVADEVAGVIAHSQRDIAVIQTPPVDDVFVNAVGVAIKRPAPSRTSRGKVCGAPMPRSRTHCNLPEGHAGWPTSGHRHVRR, encoded by the coding sequence ATGGGGCACTACGCTCGCGTCACAGACCCGTCCGTCAACGACGGGCGCTCCTACGAGGCATACATCCCCTCGCGGCTCCAGGATATTCAGTTGCGTCTGTCTCCCACAGTTGCCACGAAAATCGACCGGGCTACCCGAAGCATCGCAGCCATCGACGCTCGTCTCGGGCAGTCCTCATCCCTGCCTGCGCTCGAAGCCCTCATCAAGTCCGAAGCAATTGCTTCCTCGTACATCGAAGGGCACCTCGTGTCTGCGGCGGAACTCGCGCGCAGCGCCAATGACTTCCGCTCCGCCTCGGCAGACGTGCGCGCCGTACTGGGAAACATCGAAGCGACACACCGTGCCGTGCGAATTATGGGGGACCCGTCTCGCGCCATCTCGGCCGAAGACGTCGTCAGGATTCAGTCGGACCTCATGGAGGCGCATCCCCGAGGTGGGGCCCGCTCGCCTTACAACGGGTTCCGCAACAGCCAAGCCATCCTCATCCCGCCCAACGCGCTACGGGGTGAGCTCGCGACGATCGCCGACGCCACTCACATCCCACCGCCTGCAAGTCACGTGGGCGGTGCGATGGCTGACCTCTTGGACTACATCAACACACCCCCCACCGATGCGCCGCCCCTCGTGCGCGCGGCACTGGTCCACGCCCAGTTCGAAACGATTCACCCCTTCCCCGACGGAAACGGGCGCACGGGCCGCGCCCTCATCCAGGCCATGTTGCGGCGCGACGGCGCGGTACGCCACGCGGTGCTACCGCTGTCGCCCTACTTGGCAATGAATTCGGACGCCTACGTTCAGGGCTTGAACTCCGTGAGATTCACGGGGCTCGAGCCCGATCAAGAAGCCCTTGGGGCCTGGTTCGAGATGTTTGCCGACTGCGCCTACAGTGCGGCGCTCAATGCCGCCGAAGCCGCACAGAGCATCGAACTAGTCGGCGAAGTGTGGACCAGCCGCCTGCGGAACTCTGGCGTGCGGACCGGGGCGGCCGCATATTCCGCATCGGACTACCTGCTCGGAGCAATAGCCACCACGACCAGAGATCTTGCCGCCAAACTCGACGTCGGTGAAGACACCGCACGAACGGCACTGAGGCGACTGGAAAAGGTGGGGGCCGTGTCTGCCACGAAGACCGGCGATGGCACCGTCGTCTTTGTCGCCGACGAGGTCGCAGGCGTCATTGCTCATTCGCAACGCGACATCGCGGTGATCCAAACGCCACCCGTCGATGATGTCTTCGTGAATGCCGTCGGCGTGGCAATCAAACGTCCTGCGCCTAGCCGGACCAGTCGCGGCAAGGTGTGCGGCGCACCAATGCCTCGCTCGCGTACGCACTGCAACTTGCCGGAAGGTCACGCAGGCTGGCCCACATCGGGTCACCGACACGTTCGCCGCTGA
- a CDS encoding glycosyltransferase family 2 protein yields MTGQPRARLASLAIQLPDATPLDVTILLPCRNEAATVAVCTTLALAWIARRNLTGEVLVVDNASTDTSPANARTAGARVINEPRVGYGNALRTGIGSARGRIVIMADADNTYDLTDLDAFYDPIALDHTHDIVIGDRFNQPPARVAMSSLHRAGNWALSALTRATTGTPVHDLHCGLRSFTRTTMTDLPTWSTGMEFATHMLTHAHHQHLRIAQTPITLHAPANGRRSNLHPLRDGLRHLATIAREALRRRAARTPT; encoded by the coding sequence ATGACCGGCCAGCCGCGCGCCCGGCTCGCAAGCCTCGCCATCCAGCTACCAGACGCGACCCCGCTTGACGTGACGATCCTGTTGCCGTGCCGCAACGAGGCGGCCACCGTCGCGGTCTGCACCACCCTCGCGCTGGCGTGGATCGCCCGCCGCAACCTGACCGGTGAGGTCCTCGTCGTCGACAACGCTTCAACCGACACGTCCCCCGCCAACGCCCGCACGGCCGGCGCCCGCGTGATCAACGAGCCTCGCGTCGGCTACGGCAACGCCCTGCGCACCGGGATCGGGTCGGCCCGCGGACGCATCGTGATCATGGCCGACGCCGACAACACCTACGACCTGACCGACCTCGACGCGTTCTATGACCCCATCGCCCTGGACCACACCCACGACATCGTCATCGGCGACCGCTTCAACCAACCACCCGCGCGCGTCGCCATGAGTAGCCTCCACCGTGCCGGAAACTGGGCGCTATCCGCCCTGACCCGTGCCACCACCGGCACCCCCGTCCATGACTTGCACTGCGGGCTGCGCTCCTTCACCCGGACCACCATGACCGACCTGCCCACGTGGAGCACGGGCATGGAGTTCGCCACCCACATGCTCACCCACGCCCACCATCAGCACCTGCGCATTGCCCAAACACCCATCACCCTGCACGCGCCCGCCAACGGACGGCGCTCCAACCTGCACCCCCTACGCGACGGCCTGCGCCACCTCGCCACCATTGCGCGCGAGGCCCTCCGACGGCGAGCCGCACGCACGCCCACGTAG